From the genome of Methylocystis echinoides:
ACCTCCGCGGCCGCCATTCTATTGTTCAGCGTTTCCGTCGCCGGCCTGTGGAGCGACTTCTTCGTGCACGTCCTTTGGGGCGTTCTCGTCGGCGTCGTCGGCGTCATTCTGCTGACGCGGCCGATGCTCAGCGCCGAGGCGCTCACGCTGATGATCGCCTTTTATTTCCTCATCAGCGGCTTCTCGACGATCGGCTACGCCTTTTCAGCGCATCTCGACGGGCTGTGGGTTTATTTGCTGCAGGGCGGCGTGGATCTGCTCCTCGGCCTGCTCCTCCTGACCGGATGGCCGTTTACGGGCGACTGGGCGATCGGGACCTTCGTGGGGATTGATCTGCTCTTTAAGAGCTGGTCCATCATCGCACTGGCGCTGGGCCTGCGCGCGATCTCCGAAGGGCCGCTTTTCTGAGCGTCAAAAAACGGGACGCCGGTTTGCGAGCATCCGGCGTCCCCGAAAATGGGGCGGGCTGTCCCCGTTCGCTCTGGCTACGGCCGCGCCACTGCGCTGCAAGCGAGCTTGCTCTACCGTTTTTTGCCTTCCGAGCGGGCGGCTGCGCCTGTATGTTTTTTCAAATGCCAACGGCCGCGTCTCGTCGACGGCCTTTCATTATCCGCGCGTGCGCGAATTCGGGTCCGAGCCAGGCAGGCGAAAGCATGCATATCGTCGCATTCGTGACGCAGAAGGGCGGAGCGGGAAAAAGCACGCTCGCGAGCAATCTCGCCGTCGCGGCCCATCTCGCGGGCGAGCGCGTCTTCATTTGCGATCTCGATCCGCTCCAGTCTCTGGTGAAATGGTCGAGGCTGCGCAAGGCCGTCGATATTCCTGTCGAGCACATTCCCGCTCACAAGCTCGAGCTCGCGCTTCATTCCCTCGGCAGGGACGGCGTGACCGTCGCCGTGATCGACACGCCGGGCGCCCATTCGGAGGGGTCGCTGCGAGCCGTTCGCGTGGCCGATTTTTGCATCGTCCCGGCGCGGCCGAATATTCTCGATATCTGGGCGAGCGAGGAAACCGTCGCCACGATCAAGGCCGCCCGCAAGGACTTCGCCTTTCTGCTCAACCAATGTCCGCCCGCCCAGCAGAGCGGGCGCGTCGCGCGCGGCGCGCAGGTGCTGCAAGAGTTGGGCGCCCTGCTCGCGCCGATGATCTCGACGCGCGTCGATTACCAGGAGGCTGTTCTGCTGGGTCTCGGGGCCTGCGAGTTGAGACCCAGAGGGGCGGCCGCGCGAGAGATGGCGACCCTCTGGGCAGGGGTGAAAACGCGGCTGGAGGAGCGCGAAAGGCAGAGGCTGGACGATCGGGTCATCGCATCCAACCCCGTCCTTGCCTCCTACCGCGAAATCTTCGACCAAGCGGCCAGAGTCGGCGATCTGTACACTGATTTCTTCAGGGCCATGCTGCCCCTTGCTCAGCAGCGGCCCGGCAGGGCCGCGGGTGACGAAGAGGAGGAGGAGACCGTCCGACCGCGCCGTCGCAGCTGACGACCTTCTCGGAGGGTCCCGGCGCGCGGACCTTCTTTTCGTCCCCAGCGTTTATTTGCTGTTGGCTCGCGACCCCCGCGCCGCCGGGGGCAGGAGGGAGCGAGATGATCGTCGCCGTCGAGACGCTTTTTCTGACCGCCCTGCTGAGCGCCTTTATCGGCATTGTGGCGTTCCTGGCTTTCGCCAGCCCGCAGGCCCGCGGCTCCACCACGATGAGGGGCGCTCTCGCGGGACTTATTGTCGCGGCGAGCGTCGCCGCGCTCGGGTCATTTTTCCTCTATGCTGTAAGCCCCCATGAGCAAGCGCGACAGACGGTCTACGGCGGGGAGCCTTGAGCGCGGCGGGCGCCGCGCGAAGGGCTTTAATTCTCGGGCCCTAGACCCGATATGCAGGCCACGACGGAAGGGGTTCCTTGATGACAGACAACACAAATGACGACATGGACGGCCTGTCCGACCCCTTTAGCTACGAGGATCTCGTCTCCCAGCGGGCGATGGCCTTCTACCATGTCGCCCGACTCACCGACACGGTTCAGGACGAGGCGGTGAAGGACCTGTGCCTCACGATGCTGCGCAAGCTGAACGCCAGCATCAAGGCCCCGTCGACGGCCGAATTGAGGAGTATCGAAGGGAATAAGGCGCGCTGATCCACACCCTCGGTTGTGTCCTGGGCGCCACAGCTGAGGCGCTTCGTGTCCTCGTCCGATGGTTGAACACAGTTTTGCCACAGCTCGCGCCTCCAATTCATGCGTGCTCTCCTTGGGCATTTCCTCCCTGAACTTGGGCCGCTGGCCAACCAGCGGCTCCTTTTTTGTCCGCGCGCGGGCGCTGGTGTTTTGGCCTGTGGAGAACTTGCCTAAAACACTGTTCTGCGAGGCGGATTAGAGGCAAACCGTAATCCCGGCGGTTTTTCGGCGCGCGGCGATCGCGTATGCTCCTGTGAGCCTGCGCGCAAATCTCGCAGGAAATCGACGGCCATTTATGAAGGGACGTGTGAATGCGCATCTTTATCCGCCTCTCGGCTCTGCTGGCGTTGTGTGTCGCCGCGCCGGCCATGGCTCAGGGCACCGCCGCCCAGCGCGCCGCCTGCGAGGACGACGCCTATCGTTTCTGTCAGGCTCAGGTGCCGGACGCGATCGCCATTGAAAAATGCCTGAGGGCCAGCGTGGCCTCCATTTCGCCGGCGTGCCGCGCCGAGCTCGGCATGGCGACCGCCGCCTCGGCCGAAACCCCTCCGACCGGCGGCAAGAAGCGTAAGCACTAAGCCGGAACAGAGCGGCGCGGGCGTGGGCCCGCGCCTCTTTCTCCATGCGCGCCGGCGATCATTTCGTACACGCCTGAAAAGTCGTTTGCGCCGCCGCCCTGTGCTTCGTAAAGCGCGTAAAGCTGCGCGGCGGCCGCGCAGAGCGGCGTGACGGCCCCGGCTTTTCCGGCGGCGGCTTCGGCGAGACGCAAATCCTTCAGCATGAGCCTGGTGGCGAAGCCGGGCCGGTAATCTCTGTTGGCGGGCGCGCTCGGCACGGGCCCCGGGACGGGGCAGTAGCTCGTCAACGACCAGGATTGTCCGGAAGACACGGCGGCGACTTCGAACAGCGCTTCGGGCTGTAAACCAATCCGCGACGCCAGCCCAAAGGCTTCCGCAGTGGCGATCATCGTCACGCCCAGCATCAGATTATTGCAAAGCTTCGCCGCCTGGCCCAGGCCAGGTCCGCCGCAGTGGAAAATCCGCGCGCCCATCGTTTCGAGCAAGGGTTTGGCCCGCGCGTAGGCGTCAGCCTCCGCGCCGCACATGAAGGTGAGGCTGCGCCCGCGCGCGCCCACGACGCCGCCGGAAACTGGCGCGTCGATCGCCATCGCCTGCGATGCTCGGGCAATCAGATGGGCGCTGCGGGCGCTTTCCAGATCGATCGTCGAGCAATCCACGAAGAGCGCCCCCTTGGCTGCGACCGGCAGCAGCGTGCGCCAGACGTCGAGCACCTGCTCACCGGTTTGCAGCATGGTGACGACGACCTCAGCCT
Proteins encoded in this window:
- a CDS encoding DUF308 domain-containing protein translates to MQKPFDVFVLEAPDALAVHWGWALALGVAIGVLGILAIIRATAATKIAVGFLGILLITSAAAILLFSVSVAGLWSDFFVHVLWGVLVGVVGVILLTRPMLSAEALTLMIAFYFLISGFSTIGYAFSAHLDGLWVYLLQGGVDLLLGLLLLTGWPFTGDWAIGTFVGIDLLFKSWSIIALALGLRAISEGPLF
- a CDS encoding ParA family protein: MHIVAFVTQKGGAGKSTLASNLAVAAHLAGERVFICDLDPLQSLVKWSRLRKAVDIPVEHIPAHKLELALHSLGRDGVTVAVIDTPGAHSEGSLRAVRVADFCIVPARPNILDIWASEETVATIKAARKDFAFLLNQCPPAQQSGRVARGAQVLQELGALLAPMISTRVDYQEAVLLGLGACELRPRGAAAREMATLWAGVKTRLEERERQRLDDRVIASNPVLASYREIFDQAARVGDLYTDFFRAMLPLAQQRPGRAAGDEEEEETVRPRRRS
- the mmsB gene encoding 3-hydroxyisobutyrate dehydrogenase, translating into MARIAFIGLGAMGAPMAASLAAAGEAVMGFDRLDGAGAAAAALGVPVAAAAEEAATQAEVVVTMLQTGEQVLDVWRTLLPVAAKGALFVDCSTIDLESARSAHLIARASQAMAIDAPVSGGVVGARGRSLTFMCGAEADAYARAKPLLETMGARIFHCGGPGLGQAAKLCNNLMLGVTMIATAEAFGLASRIGLQPEALFEVAAVSSGQSWSLTSYCPVPGPVPSAPANRDYRPGFATRLMLKDLRLAEAAAGKAGAVTPLCAAAAQLYALYEAQGGGANDFSGVYEMIAGAHGERGAGPRPRRSVPA